One region of gamma proteobacterium HIMB55 genomic DNA includes:
- a CDS encoding enolase superfamily enzyme related to L-alanine-DL-glutamate epimerase (PFAM: Mandelate racemase / muconate lactonizing enzyme, C-terminal domain; Mandelate racemase / muconate lactonizing enzyme, N-terminal domain; overlaps another CDS with the same product name) has product MKITGISIWHVDLTSHKTYYMSDGKTCDTVESVVVRLDTDAGVAGWGEHCVIPHYLPSFSRGIAPAITEMAPEILGHNPMGAPAFMHRLDKWLIGHDAAKSAVDMALWDINAKVAGQPLYNLLGGKFADAIPTYHSITCIEPEEMVEIAKEAYASGIRQFQCKLGADKQWEKDVARLRKVREAVGNGPLVYGDWNCGSNKLDAIRVGRAVADLDIMLEQPCATLEECASVKSATSLPMKIDENAKTPGDLMRANELDCLDAVALKISKFGGLSAAVRARDLCCYLGVRMCVEDTWGSDIVTAASLHLAASTPPERIMNVCDLSGYVGPRLDPNSPTRKDGCIGPNDKPGLGVEPDLDTLGAPDVVLD; this is encoded by the coding sequence ATGAAAATTACAGGCATTTCAATTTGGCACGTCGATCTGACGAGCCATAAAACCTATTACATGTCGGACGGCAAAACCTGCGATACGGTCGAGAGCGTCGTTGTTCGACTCGATACCGATGCGGGTGTTGCAGGCTGGGGTGAGCACTGCGTCATTCCGCACTACTTACCGTCGTTTTCGCGCGGTATCGCGCCCGCAATTACGGAAATGGCTCCCGAGATATTAGGCCACAACCCAATGGGCGCTCCAGCGTTCATGCATCGGCTCGATAAGTGGCTGATTGGCCATGATGCAGCGAAGTCAGCCGTCGACATGGCACTTTGGGATATCAACGCCAAGGTAGCGGGGCAACCGCTTTACAACTTGCTCGGCGGAAAGTTTGCCGATGCTATTCCCACTTATCACTCGATCACTTGCATCGAGCCCGAGGAAATGGTCGAGATTGCTAAAGAGGCTTACGCCTCGGGGATTCGTCAGTTCCAATGCAAATTGGGTGCTGATAAGCAGTGGGAAAAAGACGTTGCTCGGCTCCGGAAGGTTCGCGAGGCCGTGGGCAACGGACCACTGGTCTACGGTGACTGGAACTGCGGCTCAAACAAGCTCGACGCCATTCGTGTCGGGAGGGCAGTTGCCGATCTCGACATCATGCTAGAGCAGCCCTGCGCAACGCTTGAGGAGTGCGCGTCGGTCAAGAGCGCAACCTCGCTCCCGATGAAAATCGACGAGAATGCCAAGACCCCCGGAGATTTGATGCGCGCCAATGAGCTCGACTGTCTCGACGCGGTCGCGTTGAAGATCTCCAAATTTGGCGGGCTTTCTGCGGCTGTACGCGCCCGTGATCTGTGCTGCTACCTTGGGGTAAGGATGTGCGTTGAAGACACCTGGGGTTCCGATATTGTGACGGCCGCATCGCTTCATTTAGCGGCGTCAACACCTCCCGAGCGCATTATGAATGTCTGCGATCTATCCGGTTACGTTGGACCCAGGCTTGACCCCAACAGTCCCACTCGAAAAGACGGCTGCATTGGGCCTAATGACAAACCCGGTCTGGGTGTTGAGCCCGACCTCGATACGCTAGGAGCCCCTGATGTCGTCCTGGACTGA
- a CDS encoding enolase superfamily enzyme related to L-alanine-DL-glutamate epimerase (PFAM: Mandelate racemase / muconate lactonizing enzyme, C-terminal domain; Mandelate racemase / muconate lactonizing enzyme, N-terminal domain; overlaps another CDS with the same product name), which translates to MKITRISVYQVDLPLEHPYWLSGGRLKFECLDATFVKIETDAGITGWGEGTPWGHTYVPAHGPGIRAGIETMASFVLGLDPRRVLDVERAMDLALPGHLYAKSPIDMACWDIAGKAAGLPIADLMGGGSRTPRPIASSVGAKTVEETREVIQRYRDRGYVAHSVKIGGDVERDVARVRDVESIRLPGEIVLYDVNRGWTRQQALRVMQATEDLKVMFEQPGETLDDIAAIRPLHSAPVSVDESLVTLQDAARIARDGLAEIFGIKLNRVGGLTKAARMRDVALAHGIDMFVMATGGSVLADTEALHLAATIPDINCHAVWACQDMLTVDIADGRGPRNKAGHLHLPEEPGLGVEPNEDQLGHPVAVYQ; encoded by the coding sequence ATGAAGATTACCCGTATATCCGTTTATCAGGTCGACTTACCGCTAGAGCATCCTTACTGGCTGTCCGGGGGTAGGCTGAAATTCGAGTGTCTCGACGCCACCTTTGTAAAGATTGAGACCGATGCCGGCATCACCGGATGGGGCGAGGGTACACCGTGGGGACATACGTATGTACCTGCACATGGTCCGGGCATCCGCGCGGGCATTGAGACAATGGCGTCCTTTGTTTTGGGGCTCGATCCGCGCCGGGTGCTCGACGTCGAGCGTGCGATGGATCTTGCACTACCGGGACACCTCTACGCGAAGTCGCCGATTGACATGGCGTGTTGGGATATTGCCGGTAAGGCCGCAGGCCTTCCAATTGCTGATCTGATGGGTGGTGGGAGTCGAACGCCACGACCCATTGCCTCATCGGTTGGCGCCAAGACTGTCGAAGAGACGCGCGAGGTTATCCAGCGCTATCGAGATCGAGGCTATGTCGCGCATTCCGTAAAAATCGGCGGCGATGTCGAGCGCGACGTGGCGAGAGTTCGCGATGTCGAGTCGATCCGACTGCCCGGAGAGATCGTGCTCTACGATGTGAATCGTGGATGGACACGTCAGCAGGCACTCAGGGTGATGCAGGCAACCGAAGATCTCAAGGTGATGTTCGAGCAGCCGGGTGAGACACTCGACGATATCGCTGCGATCCGTCCGCTTCATTCGGCACCTGTCAGCGTCGACGAGAGTCTTGTGACGCTACAGGATGCGGCGCGCATTGCCCGCGATGGATTAGCGGAGATCTTCGGTATCAAGCTTAACCGCGTCGGTGGTCTTACCAAGGCTGCGCGAATGCGCGATGTCGCACTCGCCCATGGAATCGACATGTTCGTGATGGCAACCGGTGGTTCCGTGCTTGCAGACACTGAGGCGCTGCATTTGGCGGCCACCATCCCCGATATCAATTGTCACGCCGTCTGGGCTTGCCAAGACATGCTGACAGTGGACATCGCCGACGGGCGAGGTCCTCGCAATAAAGCTGGGCACCTGCACCTCCCTGAAGAACCGGGGTTAGGTGTTGAGCCGAACGAAGATCAACTGGGCCACCCCGTGGCGGTATATCAATGA
- a CDS encoding enolase superfamily enzyme related to L-alanine-DL-glutamate epimerase (PFAM: Mandelate racemase / muconate lactonizing enzyme, C-terminal domain; Mandelate racemase / muconate lactonizing enzyme, N-terminal domain; overlaps another CDS with the same product name): MKITGISLYKTPLPYVGGSYCWGAGNAITTAIASVVVIDTDAGLQGCGEFTPCGENYMVAHSEGVEALLRLVAPSLLGEDPRQVARIEALLDHLVQGHGYAKSPIDIACWDLLGQSCGQPLWMLMGGKLTDGAPMYRVAPQKATDETVAEMQRYREQGYRQFQIKVGSDWSDDIERIHTGVSLLEPGEKAVADANQGWRVDNAIRVARATADLDYILEQPCRTYEECQQVRRVAQQPMKLDECITGIAAAQRVVADKGAEICCLKLSNLGGLSKARRVRDFLVDNRLPVVSEDTWGGEITTAAVAHFAASTPEEYLQNTTDLMNYNTRSTGIGGAYARHGKLYAPDGPGLGVTPDFESLGPAVAEWRA, encoded by the coding sequence GTGAAGATAACGGGGATCAGCCTTTATAAGACGCCACTACCTTACGTGGGTGGTAGTTACTGTTGGGGTGCTGGCAACGCCATCACCACCGCTATCGCGTCTGTGGTGGTCATCGACACCGATGCTGGTCTGCAGGGCTGTGGTGAGTTCACGCCTTGCGGCGAGAATTACATGGTCGCTCATTCAGAAGGCGTGGAAGCGCTGTTAAGACTCGTGGCGCCATCGCTGCTGGGCGAAGACCCTCGGCAGGTGGCGCGCATCGAGGCTTTGCTCGACCATCTAGTGCAGGGACATGGCTACGCAAAATCGCCCATCGATATCGCCTGTTGGGACCTCCTCGGTCAATCCTGCGGGCAACCACTCTGGATGCTCATGGGTGGCAAATTGACTGACGGCGCACCGATGTATCGCGTTGCGCCCCAGAAGGCCACCGACGAGACAGTGGCCGAGATGCAGCGTTATCGCGAACAGGGTTATCGCCAGTTTCAAATCAAAGTCGGGAGCGATTGGTCAGACGATATTGAACGTATCCATACGGGTGTATCGCTGTTAGAACCGGGTGAGAAGGCCGTGGCCGACGCCAACCAGGGATGGCGTGTGGATAACGCGATTCGTGTTGCCAGAGCCACGGCTGATCTCGATTACATTCTCGAGCAGCCCTGTCGGACTTATGAGGAATGTCAGCAAGTGCGTCGTGTTGCACAGCAGCCGATGAAGCTTGACGAGTGCATTACTGGAATAGCGGCTGCCCAGCGCGTTGTGGCAGATAAAGGGGCTGAGATCTGTTGCTTAAAACTCTCAAACCTGGGCGGTCTGAGTAAGGCGCGTCGCGTACGGGATTTTCTCGTAGATAATCGCCTGCCTGTGGTCAGTGAAGACACCTGGGGTGGCGAGATTACGACGGCAGCCGTGGCGCACTTTGCAGCATCGACACCCGAGGAATACCTGCAGAACACCACCGATCTGATGAACTACAACACGCGATCGACGGGTATTGGTGGCGCATATGCCCGCCACGGCAAGTTATATGCACCCGATGGTCCAGGCTTGGGCGTAACCCCCGATTTTGAGAGTTTGGGTCCGGCGGTGGCGGAGTGGCGCGCATGA
- a CDS encoding Zn-dependent oxidoreductase, NADPH:quinone reductase (PFAM: Alcohol dehydrogenase GroES-like domain; Zinc-binding dehydrogenase), with amino-acid sequence MSAELPTTMRAMVTEGHGGIDKIVLHADWPRPDPAAGEVLIRVGACGLNNTDVNTRSGWYSKAVSDATTGDAFDTVNTEDPTWGGNPIVFPRIQGADVCGEIVAVGDGVDAARIGERVITDNWLRDPEDPANMDKTGYFGSECHGGYAEYTVIPAANALAVTSDYTDAELATFSCSYSTAEGMVCRAAITASDTVLITGASGGVGGALIQLAKLRGARVIALASTEKHAAVRALGADRVLPRSPENLEAELADERITVVADVVGGPDWHSVIDVLERGGRYVSSGAIAGPIVELDLRTFYLRDLTLLGSTVIPPEVTENLIRYIESKAIRPVLAASYPLEQLREAQTAFIAKAHTGNIVVTP; translated from the coding sequence ATGTCAGCTGAACTACCGACAACAATGCGGGCTATGGTGACCGAAGGTCACGGTGGCATCGACAAAATCGTTCTTCACGCGGATTGGCCGCGACCCGATCCCGCAGCGGGCGAAGTGCTCATCCGCGTGGGTGCGTGTGGCTTAAACAACACTGACGTGAACACGCGCTCGGGTTGGTACTCCAAAGCCGTATCGGATGCGACCACGGGCGATGCGTTCGACACTGTGAATACCGAAGACCCTACCTGGGGCGGAAACCCCATTGTCTTTCCGCGTATTCAGGGTGCGGATGTCTGTGGTGAGATCGTTGCCGTGGGCGACGGGGTCGACGCAGCCCGAATCGGCGAGCGTGTGATCACCGACAATTGGCTCAGAGACCCGGAAGATCCAGCCAACATGGATAAGACCGGTTACTTTGGCTCTGAATGTCATGGCGGTTACGCCGAGTACACGGTGATCCCAGCCGCCAACGCTCTGGCGGTGACGTCGGATTACACTGATGCGGAGCTAGCGACATTTTCCTGCTCGTACTCTACCGCTGAAGGTATGGTTTGCCGCGCCGCAATTACTGCCTCGGATACGGTACTGATTACCGGCGCCTCGGGTGGTGTTGGTGGCGCCTTGATTCAGCTTGCTAAGCTCAGAGGCGCGCGTGTCATTGCACTTGCGTCTACCGAAAAGCATGCGGCGGTACGTGCACTCGGTGCTGATCGCGTATTACCTCGATCGCCCGAGAACCTCGAGGCGGAGTTGGCCGATGAGCGCATTACGGTTGTGGCTGATGTGGTCGGTGGTCCGGACTGGCACAGCGTCATTGATGTACTTGAGCGGGGTGGCCGTTACGTTTCCTCAGGCGCCATTGCCGGGCCTATTGTCGAGCTGGATCTACGCACGTTTTATCTCCGTGATCTAACGCTGTTGGGCTCGACCGTAATCCCACCCGAAGTGACCGAGAATTTGATTCGATACATCGAGTCGAAAGCGATCCGACCTGTACTTGCAGCAAGCTACCCGCTTGAGCAGCTACGTGAGGCACAGACCGCCTTCATTGCCAAAGCGCACACCGGAAACATTGTGGTCACGCCGTGA